Proteins from one Psilocybe cubensis strain MGC-MH-2018 chromosome 11, whole genome shotgun sequence genomic window:
- a CDS encoding Cytochrome P450 monooxygenase (Cytochrome P450 monooxygenase ARMGADRAFT_1018417) produces MQIVKELLDNRASETSSRPSIHALDAICGGNFFALASSHTDLWKTGKKLIGPFMTPNAIKPRIPVVERESLQLLQDLVRSPENLCAHIFRFSLSSVTTIVYGERVTTHDSVYSTEFSGYLEHFLKAISPESAPVDLIPLLRYIPARFAPWKGVWKETGLRQRRIYSSFFEDAEREIKSGRRSGNFIETILNRQEELGLSRDLAVYLGGSMLDAGTESTSAIVQSLILCLAQYPDVMKKAQDEIDSYVGDGRLPVPGDIDGLPYVQAVVKEVHRFRTAAPTGLPHAPTHDLEYRGCIIPKGATIMVNVWAILHDPGQYCGSLSIFFTRNSIKILDHSELFECPDTFWPERYLLNPNGTRPGLEKDYTVRTSLHFGSGKRLCPGMHFSNTLMGIVAMRLLWAFNFSPENGSAKPHNTLDIIDGYTEGIAFAPKDLKCKIVPRSQEKIDIITEYYDNQNRKI; encoded by the exons ATGCAGATTGTTAAGGAACTTCTTGATAATCGTGCCAGTGAAACATCAAGTCGACCTTCTATCCATGCACTGGACGCAATTTGTGGAGGAAACTTCTTTGCTTTGGCATCATCAC ATACCGACCTCTGGAAAACGGGTAAAAAATTAATCGGCCCCTTTATGACACCGAACGCTATCAAACCACGTATCCCTGTTGTCGAGCGAGAGAGCCTCCAACTCTTGCAAGATCTTGTACGGAGCCCAGAA AACCTATGCGCCCACATATTTCGATTCTCCTTATCGTCTGTAACCACCATCGTATATGGGGAAAGAGTGACTACCCACGACTCGGTTTATAGCACCGAGTTCTCGGGATATCTTGAACACTTCCTTAAAGCGATATCGCCAGAATCCGCCCCTGTAGATCTTATACCTCTTCTTCGATATATTCCTGCACGCTTTGCCCCATGGAAAGGCGTTTGGAAGGAGACTGGATTGCGCCAGCGACGCATCTACTCATCATTTTTTGAAGACGCCGAACGTGAAATCAAAAGTGGACGGCGGAGTGGAAATTTCATTGAGACTATATTGAATAGACAGGAAGAACTTGGACTAAGTCGTGATCTAGCTGT CTACCTTGGAGGATCCATGTTAGATGCAGGGACAGAATCAACATCCGCTATAGTTCAATCTCTTATTCTATGCCTCGCCCAGTATCCCGACGTTATGAAAAAGGCTCaagatgaaattgacagtTATGTTGGAGATGGAAGGTTACCAGTACCTGGTGATATCGATGGCCTACCTTACGTCCAAGCTGTTGTTAAAGAG GTCCATCGTTTCAGAACGGCTGCCCCAACTGGACTACCACACGCGCCAACGCATGATCTTGAG TATCGAGGTTGTATCATTCCAAAAGGAGCCACAATCATGGTTAACGTTT GGGCGATACTCCATGACCCAGGTCAGTATTGCGGATCCTTATCCATATTCTTCACCAGGAATAGTATTAAAATTCTGGATCATTCAGAGCTCTTTGAATGTCCGGACACATTTTGGCCGGAAAGGTATCTTTTAAATCCAAATGGGACCAGGCCAGGACTGGAGAAAGATTACACCGTACGAACGAGCCTGCATTTCGGTAGCGGAAAG AGGCTCTGTCCTGGGATGCACTTTTCTAACACATTGATG ggTATCGTGGCCATGCGACTGCTATGGGCTTTTAATTTCAGTCCAGAGAACGGATCCGCTAAGCCACACAACACTTTGGATATTATTGATGGATATACAGAG GGAATTGCATTTGCTCCTAAAGATTTGAAATGCAAAATTGTCCCTCGGAGCCAAGAAAAGATCGATATCATCACTGAGTATTACGATAACCAAAATCGCAAAATATAG